In the Urocitellus parryii isolate mUroPar1 chromosome 1, mUroPar1.hap1, whole genome shotgun sequence genome, ACTTTGCCCGCTCCCTGGCCACACGCCTTATAGGCTCTGGCTTCAGCGTGGTGGTGGGAAGCCGTAATCCCAAGCGCACAGCCGGGCTGTTCCCCTCCTCAGCCCAGGTGACTCTGAGGGAGGAGGCGGTGAGCTCCCCAGAAGTCATCTTCGTGGCTGTGTTCCGGGAGCACTACTCCTCGCTGTGTGATCTCAGTGACCAGCTGGCCGGCAAGATCCTGGTGGACGTGAGCAATCCCACGGAGCAGGAGCACCTCCAGCATCGAGAGTCCAACGCCGAATACCTGGCCTCTCTCTTCCCCACCTGCACTGTGGTCAAGGCCTTCAACGTCATCTCTGCCTGGACCCTGCAGGCTGGCCCGAGGGATGGGAACAGGCAGGTATGTTCAGGGAGAATAACAACCATCatcacaataaatataaatggctcATTTTCTTTGAGGGCTATCAGCATGCCAAGCTTTATATGCACCTTGTCTTAGCCAATCTTGCACATCACTGCCAAATTCCATTGTCCagccaggaaactgaggcttagagatgCTGATGATCTTATTTCAAAGCATATAGCTGATGAAGGATTTGAATCCTAGTCATATGGCTCTGAAACCTATTGTGTTGCTCAgccttttgtcactgtgacaaaatacctgagataaatcagcttaaaggaggaaagatgtatTTTGGCTGATGGTGTCAGAAGTTTCAGTTCACAAtcaactggctccattgctctgggccaataGTAAGTCAGGATATGTTGGCCAGGAAGGCATggtagagaaaagctgctcacttcatggtgaCTAGtcaaaaagagacagaaaggcTGGAACAAAATATACCCTTCAGGGATACACTGTCAGCTATTTACTCCCTCCTAGagtttctgccacctcccaacagtgccaccagctggggaccaagccttcaacaggACTTTGGAgaagttttttgtgttttgttttgttttgttttgttttgttttttaagagagagagagagagagaattttaatatttattttttaattttttcagtggacacaacatctttgttgtggtgctgaggatcgaacccgggccacatgcatgccaggcgagggcgctaccgcttgagccacatccccagccctgaaggagTTCTTGATCCAAATCAGAGCACCCATGTTCTTTCTCTTATGGTGACTGGTTTCCCAGGGGATGAGGAGAAAAGGGTGGTGACTTTTTAGTATTTGGAGCCAAACAGGAGAGACTTTGCCTGCAGAACTGgagtcaggaagaaaaaaaagaacacatttccaTACCAGGCCCTGAGAAGACAGGCAGGTCCCACACTTTATCAGGTTTATGCCAAGGACTTCTAAGAACTGAGAAAGTTTCTTAGGACAATCAGCAGCAGGTTTGGTGAGGGGAAATAGATCTCTGGAGAATAGTCAGAGCTGTGTGCATCTCTTGGCAGGAGGAGCTCCTACCCAGACAAGGTGGGTTTTAATGCCCAAAAGGTCACCTGCACCTTTATGGGGGAGAGGGCCAGACTCCACACCTATGGGAGAATGCCCACCACTGAGTCCAGCCGGGTGCCAGGCTCTGTGAGACAGTCCAGAGGAACTGGCCAGCCTGACTGTAGGTCTGAGTACACTCTGCATGGCAGAACTCCTGCAGTGGGTGAGAGTGGGGTGCAGGGTCTGGAGGGACCGGAGCAAGCGAGCTAGCTGGAGAAGACTGAAGTGGGCTTTGACCTGGACCTGCCTCATATTAGCAGAGAGGGCTTTTGAGGCTGAGGGGCCAACCTGAAAAGccaaaaaggcaaggaaaaaaatgctCTCGGGCCTCAGtatcttcatctgaaaaatggggacaGTTGTACCTACCTGCAGGCTTGTGGCAAGGCCGAGGATCATGTGAATAAAGGCAGCACAGACTACGTGCTCTGTTAGTGAACCACAATGACCCCAGGAGTGCCTGGAGATCCAAGGACACTAGGGTGCATTCAGTGGACGCTCATAAGAAACAGCTGGGCCAGGGGCAGAGAAGGGAGGCAGGGCTGGCATGGGAAAGGCCTCATGGGTGGGCTGAGGTCCCTGTGGAACCAAGGGACATCATCAAAGGGCACACTTCCATACTGAGGGATGGAGCTTGCGGCCAGGGGTACACATTCAGGCCCGTGTCTGGACCTTGTCACTGAGTAACTCCAAGGCAGGCTGCAGTCATGAAAGCCATTCTTCCTGGGACCAGGGAAGCTAACTAGGTGGGCATTTGGCCTGTGGCTATTGGTATCCCTGAGCTGGGCAGGACGCTCACTTGCAGTTTCCCTCCTTGAGTGGTGGACCTTGCTGTGCATGCTGGGCTTGAGCCCCGGAGGCCACAGGGGGCCCTGAGAAGACCCCTGGCCTGGGAGTCAGCCACCTGATGCTGACTGTTGATTGACCACTCACTTGGACGGGCGCCCTGTGCCTTATTGTTCTCAGCTGACAGTGAGGAGTTTGGCCCAGGTGGTCACTGAGATCCTGCCCACTCCTAGAGCCTGTGACCACATATAattgtcttctttcctcctcacAGGTGCCCATCTGTAGTGACCAGCCAGAAGCCAAGCGTACCGTCTCAGAGATGGTGCACGCCATGGGCTTCATGCCTGTGGACGTGGGATCCCTAGCATCAGCCCGGGAGGTAGAGGCCATGCCCTTGCGCCTCCTCCCAGGCTGGAAGGTGCCCACCCTTCTGGCCCTGGGGCTCTTTGTCTGCTTCTATGCCTACAACTTCGTCCGCGATGTGCTGCACCCCTATGTGCAACACGGCAAGAACAAGTTCTACAAGCTGCCCGTGTCTGTGGTCAACACCACGCTGCCCTGTGTGGCCTATGTGCTCTTGTCCCTGGTCTACCTGCCTGGCGTGCTGGCAGCCACTCTGCAGCTGCGACGAGGCACCAAATACCGCCGCTTCCCCGACTGGTTGGACCACTGGCTGCAGCACCGCAAGCAGATTGGGCTGCTCAGCTTCTACTGCGCGTCTCTGCACGCCGTCTACAGCTTCTGCCTGCCTCTGCTGCGCTCCTCCCGCTACGAGCTGGTCAACCTGGCTGTCGATCAGGTATCAGCCCCACACCCTCCCTTTCCCGCCCCTTGGCCTGCACTGTCTGTCCAGCACTGTCTGTGTACCTGGTGCTGCTGGGCCAGTGGCTGCCTGCAGATCCTGCTCCTGGGGTGGTGCCCACGTCCAGCTGCCCATGACTTTGAGTGTCAGGGTGCATTCAGTGGAAGCTCACAAGAAACATGTCCCTCAGGCATGCTTGAGGGACAGTTGGGAGGCCTGGGAGGCTGGAGCCAGGGGGGCAGGTGGTGCGCAGGCCTGAGAGATGGAAGCCAGATCCCAGGGCCTTGAAGGTCAAGGAAGGGCTTGGCCCTTGGCCCTTGAGAGGAGCAGGGAGCCAGTGCAGGGTCCAGTGACTCAGTCTTGCTGGTGATCTGCCTGATGCTTCACCGCTAGAAGTGGAGGTGGTGGCAGCAGGATGGAGGGGCACAGGGCCAGGAAGGGACCGGAGGCGGATTGGGTAGCAGGAGCGCACAGAATTGCagatggaatgggcttggggtcgcCGGCTACGGGGCAAGGATGTCTCGGGGGATTTTGGTCTGAGCACCTGGGAGGATTCAGTTGATGCCATCAGCTAAGTTGCGGAGGCCTTCCGGAGTGAGTGTTTCTGGTTTGtggctttttttaattttggggggctgggatttttattcatttggaaaagcCATATGGTGTTCCTTTGCCAGCAGCAGCCCTGGGAAAGGGGGGGGCCTCTGGGCCGAGCCAGGTGGAACAGAGGCGGTGTCAGCTGGCAGCCGGACTCCCAGAAACAGGCCCGTGGCGCTCAAGCCCCACTCTGCCGACTCCAGCTCCTGAACCCCACCTCCAGGCCCCCCACCCCTGGGCCGGCTGGTGCGAGGGTCCCTCCCACTCCAGGATGGGTCGTGTGGCAGGGCTGGCCCAGGCGCTGTGAGACTCTTCTCCTCCACCCCTGGTCCAGCCTGGGTGGGCCTGCAGCTCCTGACCCCACTCTGGATGCCGTGACCCTCCCCAGGCACGCCCAGCACATGGTCTCAAAGGTTGGGGACCCAGGGGATGGGCAAGCAAGGCTGGCACCTGCCAAGGAACCACAGAACTCAGCCCCTGCTCCTCTCGGGGCTCCTGCTCTCTTGCTGGCAGCTTCTCAGGGGCCCTTGTCTTCCCCACCCACAGACACCTGGCACCATCGCCTCTGTGGGCTCAGTCTCTCCTAAGGGAGAGGAAGAACCCCAGACTTCAGGCAGAGAAGCGCGAGGCCTGCTAGAAatgagaggcaaggaaaaaaaaaataatagtcacGAACCCTTAAAAAAGAGCTTGTTGTGTTCCGGGTACCATTCTAAGAGTGTTACAGACATACCCACTGTGAATTCATTTGATCCTTGTCTTATCTCTGTAAGGCAGAGGAAAACtcaagcacagagaggttaagtagctGGACCAAAGTCACAAAGCCAATAAGGAGCAGAGCTAAGATTCAGACTTAGCCATTCTACTCCAGATCAATGCTATACCCATGGTGCTTTTTCCTGGGAAAACAGCCAAATTAGCAGTAGAGTATATGATCTCAGAACTGGGTCATTCATTCCTTTACtcattcactgagcacctactctactaggccctggggaggaggggggtACAGAGAAAAGTAAGATTGACCTTAGCAGGTGTTGTGTGCAGGCCTGAAGGCCAAGCCCTGGATTCTTACCCTCCAGTGTCTTGACATTGAGCAAATCCCAGGTCCTCTTTTGCCCTGAGGTTGTGGTGTGTAGATCAAGGTCTCTCCTACTCTAATGTTGatgctcttaaattttttttccccttgatactggggattgaacctaggggtgttctaccactcagctacagccccagtcctttttattttgtatgttgagacagggtctctctaagtggcccagtctggccttgaacttgctgctTCAGCCATccgtgtagctgggattacaggtgtggaacATGGCACCAGTGGGCAGATACTTTCTGACTTCTAAAGAGCTGTTCCTCTCCACAGGAGGCTCTGTGGGGTTCTTGGGAGGACTGTGCTGCCCAGGACGGGGCAGACCCTGAGAGTGGAAGAACCTGAGCCCTGTGTTTGGGGAACAGGAAGCCCTCTCCTCTGAGTAGCAGGTGTTTTAGGACTTTCTCTAaattcctctgttttttttttttttttctctccagtaccaccaccaccctctttttaaaaattttgatacagggccttgacaaggctggccttgaacttgcagtcctcctgcctccacctcctaaATTGGGATGACTGTTGTGACCACAGTGCCCTATGCCTTCCTCTAAATGCGCTACCTGGCCAAGGCTCTCCTTGATGTCATGTTAACCAATTTTGCTTTAATGCCAATACAGGGCACAGAGGGGCACAGACAAGGTAATTTTCCCCATATTCCAAAGCCATCTAGGGCTGCAGGCTCTGTGGAGGTTGCCAGGCAACCATCACTCTGCAGGATGGGATGGCATCAAAGGCTGGCCATGCAAAGGGGCTTCAACTTGTTCCACAAAGTTCTCAAGGTAGAACCGGACTAAGGCACTATGTCTGGGGGCGTGGTCAGAGGGCAGCTGTGTCTGGGGGCGTGGTCAGAGGGCAGCTGTGTCTGGGGGCGTGGTCAGAAGGCTGCTAGAGTTGACATGAAGCAGCCCAGAGCAGGGAGTAGCTTAACCTGGAGGTGCTTAATTAAACCTGTTGAATGCTCTGGGTCCTGTACGTGGGCACCTGAGTCTGTTATGCATCCAGTCCCCCAGAGCAGACCTCCCTGGTGGCACGCGCCTCGAGTGTAGCTTCCCCTGCCTGCCATCCGCCGCCTCCCCATAGCACCTCACTAGTGCTGCTCTGCACCCAGGGGCCCACTGTGCTCTTTAGGTTAAGGAACACCTTAGCCTGGGCGCGAGAAACTCCTCCTGGGCTTCCTGGAAGTCCCTGAGTCTGCAGATTTGGAAGCACAGATCCCAGGTGTCGAGCAGACCTTTGAGACCATGTTTGTTGACCGTGTTATGAGCAGCGGCGACTAATATTTGAAGAGTGCTTTCTGATTTGCTTGTGCTGTTCTCTAGAGAtacatttcaaaatcaaaatcaaaaatcaaGATCCGTGTTCAACCCGCCCACTCTTTCCCTAGGCCCCTTTGCTCCAAATCTGATCTGCATATGAGTATCAGAGAACAGTCTCAGCCTCTCCTCTGGCCACATCACTGCTGCAAGGTGACTCCCCATGTCTTTGGGATAAGGGTAGACGGTTCACAGTGGAGCCAcacctcctctccagcctcctctaCCCCACTTCTGTGATACATCACATTTGGGTCCTGTATTGTCCTGGGCAGAACTCATCTCCCTCGGCCCAGAATACCTGTCCTGGGAGACCTTCACAGTCTGGCAAACTCCTATTCCTCCTTCAAAACCCTGCCTCTTTTAAGCTCTCCCAGCTTTTCTATCTGCTTCTCCATACCCACCTGCTGTGTTTGGTATACTCTTctgttattttgtcatttttctaaaacaacaaTTCATCAGCCGGCTCTTCCATACCTGAGGGCCAAGATTCCTAACTGAGTCCCCATGCACATTCACTGAGTGGCCCTGAAAATGGCCACAAAGCCAATGCCAGCCATCTCCTAAGAGGAGCATGTAGAGCTCAGacaagagttctttttttttttttttttttggtactgaggattgaacccagggtgctaaccactgagcaacacccccagcctttttttttttttttgtattttatttagagacagaatcttgctaagttgctgagtctggctttgaacttttgatcctcccacctcagcctccagagctgctgggattacaggtgtgtgccactgcgcctggctaagTGCTCATTTAATTGCCCAACTGCCACTAAGAACCAGAGCCCCAGCCATTTGTTATATCCAGCATCTCCTACGTACCAGTCACATGCTACTCATTTCACACACACCATCCACTTAGTCCTTGGGTGACAGCCAGAGACACAGTGGTGCTCCTAGCAAGGAAGGCACTGCCCACGGTCTCATGACTGTCCCCAAGGCAGAGTTGGCATCTGAGTCCAGATCTAAGGAGCTGTGATGCTTCGACTCCACTGCCCTGGCtgcccctttccctccctgctcctcctctgaCGTGGCAGGCCATGGGCATCACCCTCTCCCCACCACCGCCCACCACGGGGGCTTGGAGAAGGGACACCACTGCAGCCTCACTGGGCCTCCTGCCCCTGCGTCCTACAGCATCCAATCCACAaccagaagagaaaggaaatccCACGACGTGAGTCCCTCTCTGGCTGATGACCGCTGTCCTTGGTACCCTCAGAGTGACCATAGCAGTAAAAATACCCCTCTGTGGTCGCCTCTTCTGACTACCGGGAGCCCACATGGAGGTCCCAGTTGCAGGTCTATAGTCCTTTGTAGGAGGATTCCTAGGGGAGCAGAGAGCTTTCAGGCCTGGGTAGCACTGGGACCTTGAAGGTCACATACGTATTTCACAGGCTGTCAGGTGACCAAGATGCAGGTGCTTGGCCGTCCACTGCTCCCTTGCCCCACCTCTCCCTTGCCAGCATCGCCACAGAATGGAAACAtccaaaggaaaataacaagACATTTCGCAAGCCGGCATGGTGTATGTGTGCAATCCTCCAAACCCTGACTTATGACATTAACTGCTTGGTCTTACCAAGACACAGGAAGGAGTGACTAATGAAGTGGAGTTGACGAACAAACAGCTTGCCACGTGGAGATGACTTATTTGGCAGCATGGTTAACACTGCCAGGAGTGACTCAGTCCCCTTTGGGCACTGCTGTGGAGGGGACCTGTGCCCTTCGTGTGGTCCTAGCTGCAACCTACTAGCTAATGCTGCCCTAGCGGTTTCTGACACATGAGGAAAACTGTAGTTTCAGACATGACCTCATCCGTGTCTCTCAGGTAGAGAAATTGAGGCCCAAGACACTTTTCCAGAGTCACGACTAGTGGTCAGGACAAGAAGCAGGGTCTCCAGGTCCTTTCATGGCTTAAAGAcatggggatgcagctcagtggtagagtgcttgcctagcatgtgcgaagccctgggttccatcccaacaGCACAGGGggaaaagaagaagcagaaagcaagaaaaagcaATACCTCCAACATGGGCCGTCCCCCACCCCAATATCCTTAAATAACATAGagcccataattttttttctcggTTTCTTTAAACTTCCCCTCAATAAGCCTTTCAGCTGTTTTAACTGAGCCCctggattcattttttaatattttatctggtAACTAGGCTTacgttcttttttctttttttttcctagctgaagtagtttctcaaaaaataaacctATGTGAGTCATTCTGTTTTGAGAGGCAGGGACCAGCCTACTGAAGAAGAGTCACATTTTCTGTCACACTTAACTGCTGCTGGTTCTGCTGGGAGATAAAAGTAACGAGCATCTCTCTTGGGGCTTCTCAGAAAACACACTGACTTCCAGGAACTCGGCTACCTGGGCGGGTTGGGAGATGATGATCCCTAATGGAAGGACCTGGACACAAGGTCTTCCTCTTGAGTGTGCTCTGCCTCTGGCTGTCACCAGGCTAGGAGTGGGCTCATCTGCGGGGGTGGtccaggtgggcagaggagggggaaTCTTCAGGTTTGCAGAGAGTCTCCCGAGTATGAGTCCCTGGAGCTTAGTAAGGACTGTGGAGCTCTGTGAAAGCAGGTGTCCCTGTTCTCTGCAGCCCAGGGctcagcacacagtaggtacttcCTAAGTGGCTGCTAAACGGTTTGGCGAATGGATTTCAGTCTCTGTTGCCTGGCAACAGTTGGACCAAAGCTGTATGCCTCA is a window encoding:
- the Steap3 gene encoding metalloreductase STEAP3, translating into MSGEMDKPLISRRLVDSDGSLAETPSKAPKVGILGSGDFARSLATRLIGSGFSVVVGSRNPKRTAGLFPSSAQVTLREEAVSSPEVIFVAVFREHYSSLCDLSDQLAGKILVDVSNPTEQEHLQHRESNAEYLASLFPTCTVVKAFNVISAWTLQAGPRDGNRQVPICSDQPEAKRTVSEMVHAMGFMPVDVGSLASAREVEAMPLRLLPGWKVPTLLALGLFVCFYAYNFVRDVLHPYVQHGKNKFYKLPVSVVNTTLPCVAYVLLSLVYLPGVLAATLQLRRGTKYRRFPDWLDHWLQHRKQIGLLSFYCASLHAVYSFCLPLLRSSRYELVNLAVDQVANKSHLWVEEEVWRMEIYVSLGVLALGTLSLLAVTSLPSIANSLNWREFSFVQSTLGFVALVLTTLHTLTYGWTRAFEENRYKFYLPPTFTLTLLVPCVIILAKGLFLLPCFSRRLAKIRRGWEKDGAIKFVLPTDHILVEKTSHV